One window of the Hyperolius riggenbachi isolate aHypRig1 chromosome 5, aHypRig1.pri, whole genome shotgun sequence genome contains the following:
- the LOC137517901 gene encoding E3 ubiquitin/ISG15 ligase TRIM25-like, which produces MASADLRKELDCSICLSIYTDPVNLRCGHNFCRLCIDQVLDSQEESGIYSCPECRKRFQARPALRRNITLCNIVESFHSAQPDQEETGVFCTYCIHSPVLAVMSCLHCEASLCGDHLRVHSKSPEHVLCGPTSSLENRKCSVHKKLLEYYCTVDSVCVCVSCRLDGDHQGHKVETLDEASEKKKQKLRNDLQELISKAEKEVQSLQENERNVHEKSSCVTERVTVLFRDLRRQLDDLEKRVLREVSRQEEQLSLALADFIQQLEIKKAELSRKMCHIEELCNMTDPLTVLQESHTGDLCDTEEGDKEDRGRPDGRDLDVALISHTLHKGLVYVIAGVNRGFSLQEATDILLDMNTACNYLHISDDIKILSWSDISQNRPETPERFQGCTQVLSRQSFSSGQHYWEVDVSKSEVWRVGMCYPSIDRRGEQSVIGNNNKSWCLYRQNNRCGVLHDRKGIVVPDNISSNRVRIHLDYGAGKLSFFDLCIPVRRLHTYNFTFTEPLHAAMHVGEGSIKICGKRSNQEM; this is translated from the coding sequence ATGGCGTCTGCTGATCTGAGGAAGGAGCTGGACTGTTCCATCTGTTTGAGCATTTATACAGATCCTGTGAACCTGAGATGTGGACACAACTTCTGCCGGCTCTGTATAGATCAGGTGTTGGATTCACAGGAGGAGTCGGGAATTTATTCTTGTCCTGAATGCAGAAAAAGGTTTCAGGCACGGCCAGCACTACGGAGGAACATAACATTGTGTAACATTGTGGAGAGTTTCCACTCTGCTCAGCCAGATCAGGAAGAGACTGGAGTCTTCTGTACTTACTGTATTCACTCTCCTGTACTGGCTGTTATGTCCTGTCTGCATTGTGAAGCTTCTCTGTGTGGGGATcacctgagagtccacagcaagTCACCAGAACACGTCTTATGTGGTCCCACCTCATCCCTGGAGAACaggaaatgctccgtccataagaagttattggagtattactgcactgtggactctgtctgtgtctgtgtgtcctgcaGGCTGGATGGAGACCACCAGGGACATAAGGTGGAAACGCTGGATGAGGCTTCTGAAAAGAAGAAACAAAAACTAAGAAATGATCTGCAGGAATTGATCTCTAAGGCTGAGAAAGAAGTCCAGAGTCTGCAGGAGAACGAAAGAAATGTCCatgaaaagtcatcctgtgtaacagagagagtcactgttctgtttagagacctcaggagacAGCTGGACGACCTGGAGAAGAGAGTCCTGAGAGAGGTCTCCAGGCAGGAGGAGCAGCTttctctggcattggctgatttcattcagcagctggaaataaagaaggccgagctgtccaggaagatgtgtcacattgaggagctgtgtaacatgactgacccactgactgtcttacaggaatcacacacaggtgacttgtgtgacactgAGGAGGGGgataaggaggacagagggagaccTGATGGACGGGATCTGGATGTGGCTctcatctcacacacattacacaaagGGTTAGTTTATGTAATAGCAGGGGTAAATAGAGGCTTCAGCCTACAGGAGGCTACAGACATATTACTGGATATGAACACAGCTTGTAATTATCTACATATATCAGATGACATTAAAATTTTATCCTGGTCAGATATCAGCCAGAATCGTCCAGAAACACCAGAGAGATTTCAGGGATGCACTCAGGTGTTGAGCAGAcagagtttctcctcagggcaacattactgggaagtggatgtcaGTAAATCAGAGGTGTGGCGTGTAGgaatgtgttaccccagtatagacaggagaGGAGAGCAGTCAGTGATTGGAAATAATAACAAGTCCTGGTGTTTGTACAGGCAGAATAATCGGTGTGGAGTGCTACACGATAGGAAAGGTATCGTAGTACCTGACAACATCTCCAGTAATAGAGTCAGGATACATCTGGATTATGGGGCCGGAAAGCTGTCCTTTTTTGATCTGTGCATTCCAGTCAGACGTCTCCACACCTACAATTTCACCTTCACTGAGCCTCTCCATGCTGCAATGCATGTAGGAGAAGGTTCTATAAAGATATGTGGGAAGAGAAGCAACCAGGAGATGTGA